Genomic DNA from Salvia miltiorrhiza cultivar Shanhuang (shh) chromosome 1, IMPLAD_Smil_shh, whole genome shotgun sequence:
tcagggttgagttccgttggctccttgatctgcttcttgccttctctggtcgaggccttcagtgcaactcctcttgaggttgatggaccatcttcgtctgatcctccagccttcttgttaccaagatttctcataaggtcgaactcatttgccatgagatcggagaaaagcttgtttgtcgggagctgactgaatcctggcttatgctgatgagcgactgagtagatctgccattctccacgtggcagtgctcgaagaatcttcaggttgatttctcgttgagtgtatttgtctttggaaatggattgaacttcattcaatataagattgaatctttgttccatttcctcgacagattcattcttgagcatgtgGAAGGAGTCaaatttctggcaagctatggacagcttattctccttgatttcctcagaacctacgcacattctttccagaatgtcccacatctcctttgctgttctgcacttgatgatcttcatgacatgcttgtcgggaacggtgccggagatgatgcttttggcgaggttgtctaactcatcttgcttcctttattctgtggtgaagtctgcctttgacttgggctggtcctcatcgtaaggttcctgacggatgtcattaggaaccctttttacagtttcggtgatgatgatcggaccgctggtgatgacttcccacattctgcaatgttgggcggtgaggaagctttcaagccgaaacttccatatgtcgtatttttcaatactaaacataggtagagaagataatctgttgtggttagtctccatcaaaaaagagagaacagataacagcagatagagcaaatagcaagcacaaaaataagaaagagtaaaacttcttcgagacctttaagaaaggatctagttcaagtaggaactagtcagagacagatagttcttgcgaacaacctgctctgataccaattgttaggtccggggggtctcgaataggtttatgggggggggaatacacctataggctatttttggctatctaccaacctcaatcagagggatctcagtcagagatagaaaagaaactttgcatgcaaaccagacacctgtttaaccgaaatagttttgaccaacagggttgacgactgatactgaaagctcttcagtaaagagttatcagttaagtcactagaacttaactgatccacgtaagggcttcagtcgtgtttgcaacgatagagatgatatctctctttcttactatcagaggatagttcagtcagattgatatcacacgcagcggaaattaaacttagtttcgaatagcctcagtggagcagatagttggattagagtttctctttgctgttagtcagtgttcagttttatcaattgaaatagcacaattatgaatgtaaaactgaaagctgtaaataacacagagacttttacgtggttcggaaaaactctttcctacatccacggctggttgatcagaccaacaatccactccgcaagtgcttgcctggtgcactgcaaaccgtaaactgaagataaactctcttcagcacctacacacctcgcgtagggtttccccacctacacacctcgtataggatttcagcacctacacaactcgcgtaggatttccctgctaagcacacctcgtgctcagacttccctttcagagttcagagtaccttcctgaactccgagtcactcaaacactcttatgggggagaggtttaaacgagtgccaactatacttacaaagaacaagttctttgaagcaagtttgacctttggcttctgggtacacagaatatatgcctagggtctaagagaatgtatgtaatcagcagtgactgattttggctttggaattctcttcttcgattcaagctttgagcggttaagctttaggctgagtagctatttcggcagagcttcagcttatgtcgttgaatcggtgaagattgaagtgatcctcgagcgctatttgtaggagaactcttgaatagatccgttggcgtaaatcgtcctcaagatttcttccgttggagaacaattcgaatttgggctgaggcttcaatcttcgaggttccttgtctgtgtggaaacggctctctttgaaggacaggagatgtgacatctctgaaaagtagccaccagataggaatgacctctgcagagataagatattgagatatctctgcatttaatgcggctgtactttgagcgtacgtggcttcctctgaacgttgaaagatcagtcctaggaagaatgttcaactgatacttgactttagtatcagtctatgacgcgcattaaataatcagtcttcaactgattcttcaactgacacttcagttggtaactccagtcttcagtcttcagtcttcattcttcagtcttcagtcttcgacactgcaactaaactagaaacgaactctaacacttgagttcaaaacgattctagtctattacatttaagtcctatgaattttggtatcattaaaacaagggttaggatattccacaaggttcccaacagataCAAACACGATTTTGttagttttttaatttaaaatacaattattttgatttatcaTGATCATATTTACTGATATTgcttttaagaataaaaattcatagataaaataatactacaatttatttttttaaatatacttTAACAAATGTCACGATattctaaaatttaatataCATTATACTTATAATATAGGAATAATActttttgtttcgtttttccTTTCCATgtcctttttcatttttgttttgttttttctttttgttatttttattaatttatttttacaattataataattccttcatattttatatttttaattttgagtacattaaatttattatgatataattttattgagtaactgatcgatgtgctcaatgtattttcataatcatatatatttttaaatttattattttgaatttactaatttatttataatatattgtcCTATagcatatttttattgagatatggATTGATGTGCTCAAGGTATGACATTATTCCTACAATTATAACcatacatttatattttataagttttattctaatttcactaatttgttatgatttattcattaatacatttataaaataatgaaagaATGCAGTTAGCGTATGATATTATTCTAACATTTTAGCTATTCTttcctattttatataaattctttttatttcaAGTCCACTAATTTATTGTGATATAATGTTCTATAGGAtaattttatttactaattGATCGGTGTGTTAGCGCATGACATTATTTTTGctattatagtaattttttatgtttttattttttattttttaagttcactaatttattatgatatattttcCTGTAGTGTATTTTTAGTAGTTATCAATCGATGTGCTCAACGTATGATTATATTATAGtcatttatttgtatttttttaatttttacattaatTTCACAATTGTTATGGTTTTTTCATTAACTTGtacttttatgaaataatcagaGAATGTAACTAACGTATGAAATTATTCTAATCATATTTGCTATTccttcatattttttattttttattttttatttggttgctcttaattttttaacttattaacttataattattttaatatttattaatttaagcaAATAATTATTCAGTTCAATAAAAATGGATCCACATATTATtatcttaaaaatatttgtaaatattcCATTGTAATGTGACAACTTGAACCTTTCCTCTATATCTTATAGTTATACAATGCACTTTAATactatgtttttctttttctttcccttACTTTTTcatttgtgttttgttttttcttttcgatacttatcttttttttatatttatttaatctattatcttataatataattttatgaaatgATGATATTAGACTATTTtcacaattataataatttttattttttattttgagttcCCTAGTTTATTATAATATACTGTCTTAtagtatactccctccgtcccgcaaAACTTGAGCGATTTCTTtctgacacaaattttaaagagttagtattttgtgtcttatgtgtgataggtgaaaaaaataaaaaaatgaataaaggaGGAAAAAAACTTGTCATATAAGGAAAGTGCTCAAGTTTCGCGGGACGCAGGGagtattattcttacaattatAGTAACttctttatattttctatttttttatttctattttcacaaagtttttatgaatttttttcatCTTAACCTATACTcatatgaaataatcaaagaatgTAGGTAACAAATTCTATTATTCTCACAATTATAGTCACTAAGTTGTTATGATTTtttctaataataatttaatatcctatagtataattttattgagtagtCGATTTATGTGCTCAACATATGATATTATTCCCACAGTTATAGTATATCCTTTATATTTTCTATTCTATTTAAATTTccttaatttcttatttttcataataacctatagttttatgaaataattgaaGATTGTAGCTAGCATATGATGTTATTTTCACCATTAAAGTACTTCattccttttaatttatttattatttcaaattcacCAATTCATTATAGTGTAATACTTTATATTTTGTTTACATTGCGTAATCGATCAACGTATGACATTATTCTCGTAATTATAGTCATTcctttatattttctattttaatttcactaattcataaaatataatataatgtgATAGAATTTTATGATTTAATCCATCAATTCAATGTAGTCaacttatgatatttttttctcAGTTATagtaattcatttctattttataatgtaataataatcaaataatatagCTAGCCTATTATTAGGGGTGAACATCAAATCGGACCCACTCGTCGGGACCAACGACCCAAAAATTTTCAAATCGTAGACCGACCCGAACCGAATTGTAAGGGAGGACCGACCACCCAGGACCGCACCGAACCCGAATATCGGGTCTAGATTGGTCCGGGTCCGACCTGctgaaatttcaaatttttatttttcctattttacactcaattttcagatttaaaactttaaaaaattccATACAAACACATATCTTAGTCTCAAATATTCTCAATCTacaattacaacaaaaatacataaattaaaatcaatcAATTACATAATAATTCAAGCACAACAAGTTCATTAAAAAATGTGAAAGGTACGGGTCGGTACAGAACTACACAGATTACTTAATTTACTTACAGATATTAGGTTTAGATATTAGATGAGTTATTATATtagataaaatttaatttatttcttaatattattagtaatatataaattaaataattattttataaaagatacGAGTCGGTCCGGGTTCGGCGAGTTGGAGTGGGTTAAGACCTGGACCGACCCAAATATTTTTCGGTCCTAAAAATCATACTCGAACCGCACCGCATATGTCTATTGAGTCGGTCTGGTCCGGACCAAACCCGTCGGTCCGGCTCGATGTAGCGAGTCCGATTTGAGTgtgcttaaggatttattatagtcatctatttatatttatatttttttgaattctaatttcaacaaaaaaataaaacacaaaataaaatagcaacaaaagaaaaataaaataaaagaaagacaCTAATAATGAGCTATAAATTGGTACTTATCACTAACGGATTCAAACATGTTACCTCTCAAATATCACTCTAATCCTTTGCTACATTACCCAATAGTGGTATCTGTAGCATAACATTCAACATAATTATTCTCATattccaaaataataattataataataaatttgtaaaataataaatttgaatttaaatctatataatatgaATTTAGAATGTTAAGTTGATGAgttcatcaattttttcatcaaTACATATTAAATCATTAATTAGTCATGTAACgttattgaagaaaaataactaactaattaaataagaatatgaaacaataatttgacttcaattttaattacttGATTCTTCTAGTTGAGTTTGAGCTAATTTATGGGATGTAAATCATTGATAAATAAAGCTGTATAATGAAAATtgattcataatttaatttaaggaaataaataatttattattaaggaAAGATATAAGATTGAAATTCGAATTGTACATTCCTTAATTATCTCAAAGGATGATTACGTAAATTAGAAATTCAATTGAAATTGTATTAATTCCATAATTTATGCAGATTTATAGAATgacaaaaatattcaattatgtgcgcacatattatgtgcatTCAGCATTTCccaaatatattaaatagatcACCCACGTCATACACAGAAATTGATAATTAATAAGGTCGAACAAAGTAACAATTCTAGATTTGTGACTTTTCTATTTCTTATCATTTATTTATTGCGTGCCTTGATTAAATTAGGCAAATACCTAATCGGATAATCTTAGGTGCAGATTACTTGGAAGCGTTATCcattgacatatatatatatatatatatatatatatatatatatatatatatatatattttggggACGTTGATTGACATTATTAATTGGTTGAAAATTTTGTTGATATTTAACTTCCACTTGTACACCTACCTCCGCTGGTAAGCCACCTAACCTTCTAGCGCTTATAACTTCATATTTGAATTACATACTTTCAGTAGCACTTTATTTGATTGAGATTTTATGccttcttcatttctttcaataaaagttttattttactgatcaaaaaaaatttGATTGAGATTTTATAAAACCGATTATAGAGTAAGTAGTGTTCCATAAAGGTTCATGGGTATGATCTGCCAGGCCCCTAAAGACAGAGGGGGCAAAACAtgataaagaaaatttaaagtAACTTCTATAAagctttatataataaaatattttcacaatAATCCCTATAATTACTCATATTTTAAAAGCGACTTAATATCAATTCATTATGAACTGTCTCAAAATTTCTTTCTCAATATAAGTAACTAAAAAATCATTCATCCAACGATCACCCATTCGATTTCGAGGCCGACTTTTAACAATTTTCATAAGCTCTTTTGATAAAAGAAAACTTGTGGAGATAAAATAATTTCTCTTtcctctatttttatttttattttttatcttctttCCAATCTCCATGTTAGACGAAAAAAGCAATGTAATTTGTTAAAGTCAATTTTTCTCCAATCTCCACGTTTTGCCCCTTTTTCTCAAATTTTTGGTGGGgcaaatttctattttttttttagtaattatacatatatattaatataatacatataatttttttttttgaggagggGCAATTGCCCCACCAGCTCATAGTGTAGCTCCGCCTATGTATATCGACCTAACTTGGCCTGTTGTTGCCCCGTATGATAATAgagtaaattatttaataaaagtataatttgttATCAGTAAAAATGCCATTTATCTAATATAACTAAATAGGATCAAATTAGATATGTGAATGTgacaaactaataaaaaaaacttCGAAATATCCTATTAAAGAGTGTGTGGAAGTTCACATGGTGAAGACTCGCGTACAAAAGATTTTACCTATTCTGATGTAGAATTTATATAGCAATATGACATTATCGTATGAAATCAACAACGCCTCCTCTATCATTGCacttagggatgtcaatcccgCCAATTCATCAGATTTCGGGCTAGTCCTATAAGATTATGGGTTATTCAGATGAGAGGttgttgaagaaaaaaaaattggattagaAATTtacaaccctaaccctaaatatTTGGGTTTcaggctagcccatcgggctagtcggactcaaaaatatattttaagaaaattaattaatatatttcttttgacaatattatatatgtaataaataaatacatgtatAAATAGATAACatttcaacatcgacttacataataaataatatgCAAGTTTTAGAGATATAAagatgtaatattttttattaaaaagtatatatatatatatatatatatatatataattacatcTAACTATTTTATGTTATGTATTGGATTAAAAATGCAGAGAAGTGAAATAATCAATAtaactttctaatattgaatcaaaatatatttataaatttttggaaaaattatcttattatactaTTTTTCATCagcaaagtaatgaagttgaaaatcaaataacgagaaaattttcatataatcaagcaAACACATTATTTTTGGGTCGGTCCTATAGGGTTTCGGGTTAGTTTCAGGCCGACCCGATCGGGTGCCGGACTAATCagattgtaatttttatcgggttgaaaatttttaattttaactcaCTCGAATTGGCGGGTTAATCGGGTAACCCACGAGTTTCGGGcaagattgacatccctaattgcacttaaaattaataatactagcgttaaaaaaaaaactttatgcATAGACATTGAGGAGTGGGACGAGTTAGCCCAATTGGCACTTTGATTTGGGTCGGCCCGGCCCAACAAATTTCGAGCCTTCAAATATATGCCTCTTTTGACCCATGGAATTCACAATTttcttgagaaagagagagagacgaagtGCTGATAATTGTAGCAGCACATAGAATGATCAAGGCCAACACTAGAGCTGTGCAGCAACTTCTTAGTTGCTCTCTTCATAAAAAGTAGAGATGCAACATTGTCACACTACTACTATAGTGCAACAAATTTAATTACACATACCAAACACAAAAATAAGAAGCCTAAGCCACACAACATCAAAACACAAATGCATTCACTCTGCTGCCACTCCAACTCCATGACTCGGCACGGTTGTGAGCCCGAATCCGAGCGCGAACAACGGATCATAATCCGAGTCGCCCTCGTTCATTGGCAGCTGCTCGACCCGCCTGAACCAAGTACGCGGCAACTTGCCACTAAAACCATACTCACCAAACAGAACATCAGCCACACCCCCAGCCTCACTCCCCGGGAGCCAAGCAGCCACCAACGCATCCATCTCCTCGACAAACGGCTCCATCACAACGGGCCGACCCGACACAACCACCACTACACACTTCACAGCCCCACACACCTTAGAGATCGTCCTATAACACCCCTCGCTCAGCCTCAACTCCTTGTTATCGCCCTCGTATTCTGCATAAGGCTCCTCCCCCACTACCACTATCGCCACGGAGAAGTTAGACGAGGCAACAACCGCCTTCTCCGGATTCTCTATGTATACAACTTCAGTTTCTTGGTCCACAGCATCCCTCACACCACCCAAAATGGTGGTACCTAACAAAAAAAGGccttaaacacacacacacacattttttAACTCAAGATTTTTATCAATGTACAAGTACCTGCTATGATGCTACCAGATTGGCCTTGCCAATCCATAGTCCACCCTCCACATTGCCTCCCAATGTCGTCTGCGTGGCTGCCTGCAACGAGCACCTTCCGTGCTCTCCTTGGCAGAGGAAGCAGAGGCCTGCTTCCATCCTTACCATTCTTCAACAGCACTAGTGATTTCCTCACAGCTTCTCGAGCTAGCTGTCTGTGCTCCTGCACGGATTCAACGTTCCGATTCAGTTCTAAAACTCCGTCAGCTAACACAAAGTCCTACACATTTATGTCACAACCTGGCTTCCTAGATGCCTCAACATCGTACGATCAGACAATGGCTGCTCAAATAGGCCCATGATGAACTTGACTCTCAGAATCCTCTCAACAGCATCATCAATCCTGCTCATTGAGATCACCCCTTTCTTCACCAGATTAGTCAGCTCCTCGATGAACTCGAGGTACGTGTAGGGAACCATCACCATGTCTATTCCTGCATGAATAGAAGCTTCAACAGAGTAGGTGTAGTTAGCACGCGGTGGAGTTGTGATGCGATCAAGCCCCTCCGAATCTGAGATCACAAATCCCTATTGCAACATCACACAACAATCAAGAAATGATCACATAGACATAGAGATGGATGCTTTAGGCTTTAGAGAGCTACTTTGAACTTGAGCTTGTTCTTGAGGTAACCAGTGATGAGATCATAGTTGGTATGCATCTTCTTGCCATTCCAACTGGAATACGAGATCATGATTGTGGCGACGCCCTTTCTAATGGAGTCGAGATACGCAGGCATGTGGATGCTCCTGAGGCCATCCCAGTCTATCACAGTGTTGTACTCATCAATCCCATCAATTGTTCCTCCATCCCCCACGAAGTGCTTGGCACACGCCGCAATCTTACCCCTAGTTAGCAGCAAGAAATCGCCTTCTCAGAGCGtgaaaaaatcttcaaatctAGTCATAAATTAActtcacacacaaacacacctTCCATTCACGTAAGGGAAGTTTCTTTGATGCTCAGCTGGCAGGCGGCCCTGCAAACCAGGTATGATCTCGGTCATCTCCTGCACGATCCTGTGATCCTCGCTGTAGCTCTCGTAGCAACGGCCCCACCTCGGATCACGACAAACCTAAGAAACCATCACCATGTTACACATAATTGTATGCAAGAAAAAAGGGACTAATTCTTGAATCAATACCGCGATGCAAGGTGCAAACGTGTAGGGGATCCCGGTAGCCCTAACTTCGAGAGCAGTTGCAGCTCCGATCCTCTCCACGAGCCGCGGGTCCCTGACAAGAACCAACACCAATGCAACATATTTTCTtacaaaaaaattgtcatatttGAGACAAGAACATGAACACACCTAGTAGCTCCAAGGCCAACATTATGGGGGAAGATGGTGGCGTTGTAGGCGTTGTTGTGGCCGTGAATTGCGTCGACGCCTATGATGAGAGGGATCCCGAGGCGATCAGAGAGGGAGCCCTCTTGAAGACTGTCTGCCATATCCATCCATGCCTCTGCTGAGGCATGTGGAGACGGCTCGCCTCCTGGAGTGATCAAGATGCTGCCTAGAAACGCCATTGTTATCATATCATATCAAATCATGCTctaacacaaaaataaaattcaagagTTTTACCAATGTGGTGCTTCTTGATGATCTCAGGTGATGCTACTCCTTTTGAAATCTGTGTCATCTGCCCTATTTTTTCCGCGAGTGTCATTCGACTCATCAAATCATTGATTCTTGCGTCTAATGGCTGCTGAGGGTCATTGTATGTGAGATGCTCTGCCTCTGCAGCCGCAAACAAGAAGTAAAACAGCAACAAATGCACCATTTTTGGATGAATTAGGACCTGCAAAAACAAAATGTGAGAGTGGTGAATGCTTCTTTTATGTCTATAAACAGAGGAAAATAc
This window encodes:
- the LOC131022769 gene encoding uncharacterized protein LOC131022769 isoform X1, encoding MVHLLLFYFLFAAAEAEHLTYNDPQQPLDARINDLMSRMTLAEKIGQMTQISKGVASPEIIKKHHIGSILITPGGEPSPHASAEAWMDMADSLQEGSLSDRLGIPLIIGVDAIHGHNNAYNATIFPHNVGLGATRDPRLVERIGAATALEVRATGIPYTFAPCIAVCRDPRWGRCYESYSEDHRIVQEMTEIIPGLQGRLPAEHQRNFPYVNGRGKIAACAKHFVGDGGTIDGIDEYNTVIDWDGLRSIHMPAYLDSIRKGVATIMISYSSWNGKKMHTNYDLITGYLKNKLKFKGFVISDSEGLDRITTPPRANYTYSVEASIHAGIDMVMVPYTYLEFIEELTNLVKKGVISMSRIDDAVERILRVKFIMGLFEQPLSDRTMLRHLGSQEHRQLAREAVRKSLVLLKNGKDGSRPLLPLPRRARKVLVAGSHADDIGRQCGGWTMDWQGQSGSIIAGTTILGGVRDAVDQETEVVYIENPEKAVVASSNFSVAIVVVGEEPYAEYEGDNKELRLSEGCYRTISKVCGAVKCVVVVVSGRPVVMEPFVEEMDALVAAWLPGSEAGGVADVLFGEYGFSGKLPRTWFRRVEQLPMNEGDSDYDPLFALGFGLTTVPSHGVGVAAE
- the LOC131022769 gene encoding uncharacterized protein LOC131022769 isoform X2 — its product is MDMADSLQEGSLSDRLGIPLIIGVDAIHGHNNAYNATIFPHNVGLGATRDPRLVERIGAATALEVRATGIPYTFAPCIAVCRDPRWGRCYESYSEDHRIVQEMTEIIPGLQGRLPAEHQRNFPYVNGRGKIAACAKHFVGDGGTIDGIDEYNTVIDWDGLRSIHMPAYLDSIRKGVATIMISYSSWNGKKMHTNYDLITGYLKNKLKFKGFVISDSEGLDRITTPPRANYTYSVEASIHAGIDMVMVPYTYLEFIEELTNLVKKGVISMSRIDDAVERILRVKFIMGLFEQPLSDRTMLRHLGSQEHRQLAREAVRKSLVLLKNGKDGSRPLLPLPRRARKVLVAGSHADDIGRQCGGWTMDWQGQSGSIIAGTTILGGVRDAVDQETEVVYIENPEKAVVASSNFSVAIVVVGEEPYAEYEGDNKELRLSEGCYRTISKVCGAVKCVVVVVSGRPVVMEPFVEEMDALVAAWLPGSEAGGVADVLFGEYGFSGKLPRTWFRRVEQLPMNEGDSDYDPLFALGFGLTTVPSHGVGVAAE